From Streptomyces zhihengii, the proteins below share one genomic window:
- the serS gene encoding serine--tRNA ligase encodes MHDPGELLEDGPVAVRRLARRRYGLDLAALEKAMRRRAEAQAGVTRSRTEANRVSRTRGRSGPPSEEEKEAARALRADVQQAEAEARAAEADLAELLLGIPNVPLDRVPDGDTDKEAVEIRRWGPVRERGDAPHHADIGESLGILDNPAAARLSGARFSVGRGAGARLERALTDFFLDLHTREHGYTEYSVPFLVNRETMTGTGQLPKFEDDLFRTQVGDRELFLIPTAEVPLTNLVAQQILDARDLPYAFTARTPCFRAEAGAYGRDTRGILRLHQFEKVELVRVCAPEDAPAQLELMVGHAEECLRRLGLSHRVVLLPAGDLGFSARMTYDIEVWLPGSGAYREISSVSDCGTFQARRAGIRHRRSDGRKGPAATLNGSALPVGRTVAALLEQGVQEDGSVLLPEALAPYTGFRRILPGGTTA; translated from the coding sequence ATGCACGACCCCGGTGAACTGCTCGAGGACGGGCCGGTCGCCGTGCGGCGACTGGCCCGTCGCCGCTACGGCCTCGATCTGGCCGCTCTGGAGAAGGCGATGCGCCGGCGGGCGGAGGCCCAGGCCGGTGTAACCCGCTCGCGCACGGAGGCGAACCGCGTCTCGCGCACGCGCGGGCGCTCGGGACCGCCCTCCGAGGAGGAGAAGGAGGCCGCCCGCGCCCTGCGCGCGGACGTGCAGCAGGCGGAGGCGGAGGCCCGGGCCGCGGAAGCCGACCTGGCCGAGCTGCTGCTGGGCATCCCCAACGTCCCCCTCGACCGGGTGCCGGACGGCGACACCGACAAGGAGGCGGTGGAGATCCGCCGCTGGGGCCCGGTGCGGGAGCGGGGCGACGCCCCGCACCACGCCGACATCGGCGAGTCGCTCGGCATCCTGGACAACCCTGCGGCGGCCAGGCTCTCCGGCGCCCGCTTCAGCGTCGGCCGCGGTGCCGGAGCGCGTCTGGAGCGGGCGCTGACCGACTTCTTCCTCGACCTCCACACCCGCGAGCACGGCTACACCGAGTACTCCGTCCCGTTCCTGGTGAACCGCGAGACCATGACCGGCACCGGCCAGCTCCCCAAGTTCGAGGACGACCTGTTCCGCACCCAGGTGGGCGACCGGGAGCTGTTCCTGATCCCCACCGCCGAGGTGCCGCTCACCAACCTGGTGGCCCAGCAGATCCTGGACGCACGCGACCTGCCGTACGCCTTCACCGCGCGCACCCCCTGCTTCCGCGCCGAGGCGGGGGCGTACGGGCGCGACACCCGGGGGATCCTGCGCCTGCACCAGTTCGAGAAGGTGGAGCTGGTCCGCGTCTGCGCTCCCGAGGACGCTCCGGCACAGCTGGAGCTGATGGTGGGGCACGCCGAGGAGTGCCTGCGCCGCCTCGGGCTCTCCCACCGCGTGGTGCTGCTGCCCGCCGGCGATCTCGGCTTCTCCGCCCGGATGACCTACGACATCGAGGTGTGGCTGCCGGGCAGCGGCGCCTACCGCGAGATCTCCTCCGTCTCCGACTGCGGCACCTTCCAGGCCCGCCGCGCGGGCATCCGCCACCGGCGGTCCGACGGCCGCAAGGGGCCCGCCGCCACCCTCAACGGCTCGGCCCTGCCCGTCGGGCGGACCGTCGCCGCGCTGCTGGAGCAGGGCGTGCAGGAGGACGGTTCGGTGCTGCTGCCCGAGGCCCTCGCCCCGTACACCGGATTCCGCCGGATCCTGCCGGGCGGGACGACCGCGTAG
- a CDS encoding type II toxin-antitoxin system RatA family toxin produces the protein MRHVELEALVPSEQARTVFDSVLRWEKYPDLAPHVKATTVHATYPDENSSSSWELHFRSGLLRWTEDDTFLPELGEIRFEQSDGDFDSFTGTWSVTQSGDDVAVRFDADFDFGIPSLEGILDPIAERVIKETVAWALTGLFPAVRISGAVDLTEPAALGA, from the coding sequence ATGCGTCACGTAGAGCTGGAAGCGCTGGTCCCCTCGGAGCAGGCCAGGACGGTCTTCGACTCCGTACTGCGCTGGGAGAAGTACCCCGACCTGGCGCCCCATGTGAAGGCGACCACCGTGCACGCCACCTACCCGGACGAGAACTCCAGTTCCAGCTGGGAGCTGCACTTCCGCAGCGGCCTGCTGCGCTGGACCGAGGACGACACCTTCCTGCCCGAGCTGGGCGAGATCCGCTTCGAGCAGTCCGACGGCGACTTCGACTCCTTCACGGGCACCTGGTCCGTGACGCAGTCGGGCGACGACGTGGCGGTCCGCTTCGACGCCGACTTCGACTTCGGCATCCCCAGCCTGGAGGGCATCCTCGACCCGATCGCCGAGCGGGTCATCAAGGAGACCGTGGCCTGGGCCCTGACCGGCCTGTTCCCCGCCGTCCGCATCTCCGGCGCCGTCGACCTCACCGAGCCCGCCGCCCTCGGCGCCTAG
- a CDS encoding aldehyde dehydrogenase family protein, producing MLREAAQEESAPAPSGLKSYDLYIAGKDVAGDGWVYTVSGRSLLEDVFTSVSLKRSLEQDPESEAAQHPYVVGRCAIADDDAIDLATQAAATAAADWAAVPLERRMQLGTRFREELIKHQDEFLEMLVAESHPVKLARWELSCLLQIYSPGSLRWYHKQMRVEKEYAGRKLILQRQPDGVVAFNPPQNAPLPSAALCVLALMAGNSVVVRAPRSIALSTMWLLRDIVAPLLEELDAPPGVLNAVCSNPKQTMDRWIADPLINDIFYIGGSQEGLRFEQRCVAHGKKPILELAGNDGIVVWKDADITWAAEAITESFFGSGQICMVPNYVLAHPDIAEALIAEVREQVKGIRPGLPEEEDVLLSPVRRSERFFRLLRQALDNGASLVTGGHRTEVDGTPSETGVFLQPTVLRVDGLDRARTFDVVREETFFPLIPIVVAERDNDDALLESFLRFVNANSYGLRNSLWSRSDHVIETFVRRVVNGGLLKVNDSHIGFLPYLPSHGGTGRTGGAFGEANYPMLKTSHVQGVSIAHDVSPYDAVFGA from the coding sequence GTGTGAGCCTCAAGCGCTCCCTGGAGCAGGACCCGGAGTCCGAGGCGGCCCAGCACCCCTACGTCGTGGGCCGCTGCGCCATCGCCGACGACGACGCCATCGACCTCGCCACGCAGGCCGCCGCGACCGCCGCCGCCGACTGGGCGGCCGTGCCGCTGGAGCGGCGGATGCAGCTCGGCACCCGCTTCCGCGAGGAACTGATCAAGCACCAGGACGAGTTCCTGGAGATGCTCGTCGCCGAGTCGCACCCGGTGAAGCTGGCCCGGTGGGAGCTGAGCTGCCTCCTGCAGATCTACTCCCCCGGCAGCCTGCGCTGGTACCACAAGCAGATGCGGGTCGAGAAGGAGTACGCGGGCCGCAAGCTGATCCTGCAGCGCCAGCCGGACGGCGTGGTCGCCTTCAATCCCCCGCAGAACGCCCCGCTGCCCAGCGCCGCCCTGTGCGTACTGGCCCTGATGGCCGGCAACAGCGTGGTGGTCAGGGCGCCGCGCAGCATCGCGCTGAGCACCATGTGGCTGCTGCGCGACATCGTGGCCCCGCTGCTGGAGGAGCTCGACGCGCCTCCCGGCGTGCTCAACGCGGTCTGCAGCAACCCCAAGCAGACGATGGACCGCTGGATCGCCGATCCCCTGATCAACGACATCTTCTACATCGGCGGCAGCCAGGAGGGCCTGCGCTTCGAGCAGCGGTGCGTGGCCCACGGGAAGAAGCCGATCCTCGAACTGGCCGGCAACGACGGCATCGTGGTGTGGAAGGACGCCGACATCACGTGGGCCGCCGAAGCCATCACCGAGTCGTTCTTCGGCTCGGGGCAGATCTGCATGGTGCCCAACTACGTGCTGGCGCACCCCGACATCGCCGAGGCGCTCATCGCCGAGGTGCGCGAGCAGGTCAAGGGCATCCGGCCCGGACTGCCGGAGGAGGAGGACGTCCTCCTCTCACCGGTCCGCCGCAGCGAGCGGTTCTTCCGGCTGCTGCGGCAGGCCCTGGACAACGGCGCGTCCCTGGTCACCGGCGGCCACCGCACCGAGGTGGACGGCACTCCGTCGGAGACCGGCGTCTTCCTGCAGCCCACGGTGCTCCGGGTCGACGGCCTGGACCGGGCCCGCACCTTCGACGTGGTGCGCGAGGAGACGTTCTTCCCGCTCATCCCGATCGTGGTGGCCGAACGCGACAACGACGACGCGCTGCTGGAGTCCTTCCTCCGCTTCGTCAACGCCAACTCCTACGGGCTGCGCAACTCGCTGTGGTCGCGCTCCGACCACGTCATCGAGACCTTCGTCCGCCGTGTCGTCAACGGCGGTCTGCTGAAGGTCAACGACTCCCACATCGGCTTCCTGCCCTACCTGCCCAGCCACGGCGGCACCGGCCGCACCGGCGGAGCCTTCGGCGAGGCCAACTACCCGATGCTCAAGACCTCGCACGTCCAGGGAGTCAGCATCGCCCACGACGTCAGCCCCTACGACGCGGTCTTCGGCGCCTGA
- the fabI gene encoding enoyl-ACP reductase FabI: MSGLLAGKRILVTGVVTDASIAFHVARLAQEEGAEVVLTGFGRLSLIERIAAGLPKPVPVVELDVTDQTHLDTLAERIGAAADGWDRIDGVVHSIAYGPRGAFSFLDGDWADVSTAVQVSAYSLKSLTTACLPLMEDRGGSVVGLTFDATVAWPRYDWMGVAKAALESTSRYLARDLGGRGIRCNLVAAGPLRSMAAKSIPGFGELAEVWQQRAPIGWDLVDPDPAARGVVALLSDFFPRTTGEIVHVDGGVHMMGA, translated from the coding sequence ATGAGCGGCCTCCTCGCCGGCAAGCGCATCCTGGTGACGGGCGTCGTCACGGACGCGTCCATCGCCTTCCACGTCGCCCGGCTCGCCCAGGAGGAGGGCGCCGAGGTGGTGCTGACCGGCTTCGGCCGGCTCTCCCTCATCGAGCGGATCGCGGCCGGGCTGCCCAAGCCGGTCCCGGTGGTCGAACTGGACGTGACCGACCAGACCCATCTGGACACGCTCGCGGAGCGGATCGGCGCCGCCGCGGACGGCTGGGACCGTATCGACGGCGTCGTCCACTCGATCGCGTACGGGCCGCGGGGCGCCTTCTCCTTCCTCGACGGCGACTGGGCCGACGTCTCGACGGCCGTCCAGGTGTCCGCGTACTCGCTGAAGTCCCTGACCACCGCGTGCCTGCCGCTGATGGAGGACCGGGGCGGCTCGGTGGTCGGGCTCACCTTCGACGCGACGGTCGCCTGGCCGCGGTACGACTGGATGGGTGTCGCCAAGGCAGCCCTCGAATCGACCAGCCGCTACCTCGCCCGCGACCTCGGCGGCCGGGGCATCCGCTGCAACCTGGTCGCGGCCGGCCCGCTGCGCTCCATGGCCGCCAAGTCGATCCCCGGCTTCGGCGAGCTCGCCGAGGTGTGGCAGCAGCGTGCCCCCATCGGCTGGGACCTCGTCGACCCGGACCCCGCGGCACGCGGTGTCGTCGCCCTGCTGTCGGACTTCTTCCCCCGCACCACCGGGGAGATCGTCCACGTCGACGGCGGGGTGCACATGATGGGCGCGTGA
- a CDS encoding beta-ketoacyl-ACP synthase III, with protein sequence MNGGRAAVVSGIGAYTPPDLVTNDDLAQRLDTSDAWIRSRTGIAERYVVAPGTATSDLAVEAGLRALKSAGDEHVGAVVLATTTPDQPCPATAPQVAARLGLGQVPAFDVAAVCSGFLYGLATASGLLAAGVADSVLLIAADAFTTIVNPEDRTTAVIFADGAGAVVLRAGAAGEPGAVGRMVLGSDGELSHLIEVPAGGSRQRSSGPVTDPADQYFRMVGRDTYRHAVERMTEASRQAAHLAGWGIEDVDRFAAHQANARILGAVSERLGVPAERQLTNIAQVGNTGAASIPLLLSQAAADGRLSAGHRVLLTAFGGGLSWGATTLVWPEVQPV encoded by the coding sequence ATGAACGGGGGGCGCGCCGCGGTGGTGTCCGGGATCGGGGCGTACACACCGCCCGACCTGGTCACCAACGACGACCTGGCACAGCGGCTCGACACCTCCGACGCGTGGATCCGCTCACGCACGGGGATCGCCGAGCGGTACGTGGTCGCACCGGGCACCGCCACCTCCGACCTGGCCGTCGAGGCGGGACTGCGGGCCCTCAAGTCCGCGGGTGACGAGCACGTGGGGGCGGTCGTCCTGGCCACCACCACACCCGACCAGCCGTGTCCGGCGACCGCCCCGCAGGTGGCCGCCCGGCTCGGACTCGGGCAGGTGCCGGCCTTCGACGTGGCAGCCGTCTGTTCGGGCTTCCTGTACGGCCTCGCCACCGCCTCCGGACTCCTCGCGGCGGGCGTCGCCGACAGCGTGCTGCTCATCGCCGCCGACGCGTTCACCACGATCGTCAATCCGGAGGACCGCACCACGGCCGTCATCTTCGCGGACGGCGCCGGCGCGGTGGTGCTGCGGGCGGGCGCCGCCGGCGAACCGGGCGCCGTCGGGCGGATGGTCCTCGGCAGCGACGGCGAGCTCAGCCATCTCATCGAAGTACCGGCGGGCGGCTCGCGCCAGCGTTCGTCCGGTCCCGTGACCGACCCGGCCGACCAGTACTTCCGGATGGTCGGCCGGGACACCTACCGGCATGCGGTGGAGCGGATGACCGAAGCCTCCCGGCAGGCGGCCCATCTGGCCGGCTGGGGCATCGAGGACGTCGACCGGTTCGCGGCCCACCAGGCCAACGCGCGGATCCTCGGCGCGGTCTCGGAACGCCTCGGGGTGCCGGCCGAACGGCAGCTGACCAACATCGCCCAGGTCGGCAACACGGGTGCCGCCTCGATCCCGTTGCTGCTGTCGCAGGCCGCCGCGGACGGCCGGCTGTCCGCAGGGCACCGGGTGCTGCTGACCGCGTTCGGCGGCGGCCTCTCCTGGGGGGCGACCACCCTGGTGTGGCCCGAGGTCCAACCGGTCTGA
- a CDS encoding acyl-CoA dehydrogenase family protein: protein MRSLDTARAVCERFHPGLLKEIEQIPHADRERPGSPVIDLFRIHGGVGLLIPEEYSGHGAAPLDALRVQLALGAVSPSLVAAVSMHHFTAAMLFSLAGKDGRLTAAQTELLRRIVPDQQVMASGWAEGRTEQNILTPAVTARPVEGGYLLSGAKKPCSLSRSMRLLTASIAIHHDDGTAELALALVPADAPGLSVHPFWGNELLAGAESDEVRLVDVFVPADMVVRAGADDPHRLDDLQTAGFVWFEMLISAGYAGGTAALVEQVLDRERGSIQERAALAVEMDSVLQLLEGVARTIGPETDDESVARVLVARYTVQKALPRIAGQALELLGGLDFIRDSVHGRTAAAVHALAFHPPGRGAAAEPLLRYFDGGPLVLS, encoded by the coding sequence GTGCGTTCCCTCGACACTGCTCGGGCCGTCTGCGAGCGCTTCCACCCCGGTCTGCTCAAGGAGATCGAGCAGATCCCCCATGCCGACCGCGAAAGGCCCGGCAGCCCCGTCATCGACCTGTTCCGCATCCACGGCGGGGTCGGCCTGCTGATACCCGAGGAGTACAGCGGCCACGGGGCCGCGCCGCTGGACGCGCTGCGCGTCCAGCTGGCGCTCGGCGCCGTGTCCCCCTCGCTCGTCGCGGCCGTCTCCATGCACCACTTCACCGCGGCGATGCTCTTCTCCCTCGCCGGCAAGGACGGACGGCTCACCGCCGCGCAGACCGAACTGCTCCGGCGGATCGTGCCCGACCAGCAGGTGATGGCCTCCGGCTGGGCCGAGGGCCGCACCGAGCAGAACATCCTCACGCCCGCCGTCACGGCCCGGCCCGTCGAAGGCGGATACCTGCTCTCCGGCGCCAAGAAGCCGTGCAGCCTCTCCCGTTCGATGCGCCTGCTCACCGCGAGCATCGCCATCCACCACGACGACGGCACCGCCGAGCTCGCGCTCGCCCTGGTGCCGGCCGACGCCCCGGGCCTGTCCGTGCACCCCTTCTGGGGCAACGAGCTGCTCGCCGGCGCGGAGAGCGACGAGGTGCGGCTGGTGGACGTGTTCGTGCCGGCGGACATGGTCGTGCGCGCCGGGGCGGACGACCCGCACCGGCTGGACGACCTCCAGACGGCCGGCTTCGTCTGGTTCGAGATGCTGATCTCCGCCGGGTACGCGGGCGGCACCGCCGCCCTCGTCGAGCAGGTGCTGGACCGTGAGCGCGGCAGCATCCAGGAGCGGGCCGCCCTCGCCGTCGAGATGGACTCCGTCCTGCAACTCCTGGAAGGCGTCGCGCGGACGATCGGCCCCGAGACGGACGACGAGTCGGTCGCCCGGGTCCTCGTCGCCCGCTACACCGTGCAGAAGGCGCTGCCGAGGATCGCCGGGCAGGCGCTGGAGCTGCTCGGCGGGCTGGACTTCATCCGCGACTCCGTCCACGGCCGGACCGCCGCCGCCGTGCACGCCCTCGCCTTCCACCCGCCGGGCCGCGGCGCCGCCGCCGAACCGCTGCTGCGCTACTTCGACGGCGGCCCGCTGGTCCTGAGCTGA
- a CDS encoding beta-ketoacyl-[acyl-carrier-protein] synthase family protein — MAGMDIAVTGLGLVTPGGIGVGPSWAAVCDGRPTAALDPVLANNPVRISSRVPGFDPDALLSARRAHRLDRFVQFALVAAHEAVADARLDPTTWDGARVGVVLGCADGGPGTVEDQHDVLRERGAAQVSPLLLPMQLPNMLAGQTAIEFGATGPNLVVATACASGATAIGMARDLLALGRCDVVLAGGSEAMITPLVMAGFAQMGALSRREDDPSSASRPFDADRDGFVAGEGAGILVMERVVDARARGAHIHGRIIGFGATADAHHMTSPHPDGAGIEAAVRAALADAGADPDDVQHVNAHGTSTPLNDLAEARMIKRTLQGDPLVTSTKGVTGHLLGAAGAVEAAFALLSVEHEMVPPTAGLRIPDGRIDIKLAQSATCMPIDLALSNSCGFGGQNTALAIAPA, encoded by the coding sequence ATGGCCGGCATGGACATCGCCGTCACCGGACTCGGCCTGGTCACCCCTGGCGGTATCGGGGTCGGGCCCAGTTGGGCGGCGGTCTGCGACGGCAGGCCGACCGCCGCCCTCGATCCGGTACTGGCGAACAACCCCGTACGCATCTCCTCCAGGGTTCCCGGCTTCGATCCGGACGCGCTGCTCAGTGCGCGGCGTGCCCACCGCCTGGACCGGTTCGTGCAGTTCGCCCTCGTCGCAGCCCATGAGGCCGTCGCCGACGCCCGTCTCGACCCGACCACCTGGGACGGGGCGCGGGTCGGTGTGGTGCTGGGCTGCGCGGACGGCGGCCCCGGCACGGTCGAGGATCAGCACGACGTACTGCGGGAGCGGGGCGCCGCCCAGGTGTCCCCGCTGCTGCTGCCCATGCAGCTGCCGAACATGCTGGCAGGTCAGACGGCCATCGAGTTCGGAGCCACCGGACCCAACCTCGTGGTGGCCACGGCCTGCGCCTCGGGCGCGACCGCCATCGGGATGGCCCGGGACCTGCTGGCTCTCGGCCGCTGCGACGTGGTGCTGGCGGGCGGCAGCGAGGCGATGATCACTCCGCTGGTCATGGCCGGATTCGCGCAGATGGGCGCGCTGTCACGGCGCGAGGACGACCCCTCCTCGGCCTCGCGTCCCTTCGACGCCGACCGGGACGGCTTCGTCGCCGGGGAGGGGGCGGGAATCCTCGTCATGGAACGCGTCGTGGACGCACGGGCCCGCGGTGCGCACATCCACGGCCGGATCATCGGCTTCGGCGCCACCGCGGACGCCCACCACATGACGTCTCCGCACCCCGACGGCGCCGGCATCGAGGCCGCGGTCCGTGCGGCTCTCGCCGACGCCGGCGCGGATCCGGACGACGTGCAGCACGTGAACGCCCACGGCACGTCGACACCGCTCAACGACCTGGCCGAGGCACGCATGATCAAGCGGACGCTGCAGGGCGACCCGCTGGTCACCTCCACGAAGGGAGTCACCGGACATCTGCTCGGCGCGGCGGGCGCGGTCGAGGCCGCCTTCGCCCTGCTGAGCGTCGAACACGAGATGGTTCCGCCCACCGCGGGTCTGCGCATCCCCGACGGGCGGATCGACATCAAGCTCGCGCAGTCGGCCACGTGCATGCCCATCGACCTCGCGCTCAGCAACTCCTGCGGGTTCGGCGGCCAGAACACGGCGCTGGCGATCGCGCCGGCCTGA
- a CDS encoding flavin reductase family protein, producing MTAPTELRTVRRPVRQDPADRRRALYHLASPVSVLTVGSGERLHGTTASTVTLVSRAPLLVGVVLRAGSSFARLAAAEGRFAINVLSGAQAEVADHFANGARPDGSAQFAGLAWTADSYAKAPLLAGALAHYTCRFHSVHTAGDSELLLGHVVRANAGDDQPLFSYAGELFAGSLYPAKEASAS from the coding sequence ATGACCGCTCCCACCGAACTGCGGACCGTGCGGCGTCCCGTGCGGCAGGACCCGGCCGACCGGCGGCGGGCGCTGTACCACCTGGCCTCCCCCGTGTCGGTGCTGACCGTCGGCTCCGGGGAACGGCTGCACGGCACCACGGCCAGCACCGTGACGCTGGTGTCGCGAGCGCCCCTGCTGGTGGGGGTCGTGCTGCGGGCCGGCTCGTCCTTCGCACGGCTCGCGGCCGCCGAGGGCAGGTTCGCGATCAACGTCCTCAGCGGCGCGCAGGCCGAAGTGGCCGACCACTTCGCGAACGGCGCCCGCCCCGACGGCAGCGCGCAGTTCGCGGGACTCGCCTGGACGGCGGACTCGTACGCGAAGGCGCCGCTCCTGGCCGGGGCGCTCGCCCACTACACCTGCCGCTTCCACTCCGTCCACACGGCCGGCGACAGCGAGTTGCTGCTCGGCCATGTCGTCCGGGCGAACGCCGGCGACGACCAACCCCTGTTCAGCTACGCCGGGGAGCTGTTCGCGGGCTCCCTGTACCCCGCGAAGGAGGCGTCCGCGTCATGA
- a CDS encoding phosphopantetheine-binding protein, whose amino-acid sequence MLEQLQEILSNKLKVSPEAITPEATREDIELDSLAVVELSLLLKSELDLDISDDDLLETETVADMVRLMEERSAKV is encoded by the coding sequence ATGCTGGAGCAGCTCCAGGAAATCCTGTCCAACAAGCTGAAGGTGTCGCCCGAGGCGATCACCCCGGAGGCCACCCGGGAGGACATCGAGCTGGACTCGCTGGCCGTGGTGGAGCTGTCGCTGCTGCTCAAGTCCGAACTGGACCTGGACATCAGCGACGACGACCTTCTCGAAACCGAGACCGTGGCCGACATGGTCCGGCTCATGGAGGAGCGGAGCGCGAAGGTCTGA
- a CDS encoding VlmB-like protein, translating to MTGPVAREADWDTAPGLLDGAKELTLGPEECDLAYWFTSVAQGTLRDRGETGHHVDALVPDFLKEPGPLREALVLEFGLRGLSEEIATRLLGHYVAIAPGIPELEFYTTQLVDEARHARVFRNHLVELGVPQKTLLKDIDEMAADYRKRVLDPVVDFTLDIVRDQADFAGGVAVFAIVIEGVLAPAAELSERKWTPLSPATGEISRGTAIDEIRHLTVASTILRDHVAAHPEYRPRLLEILRAGVRLWDEIPDREFVIHREELFQEGMAQHADKIGDYEIWPGVRMLDTTPEQRYDMAERWTDEMAESRMAYMGLPLEALSSPQAGA from the coding sequence ATGACCGGTCCTGTGGCACGTGAGGCGGACTGGGACACGGCTCCCGGTCTGCTCGACGGAGCGAAGGAGCTGACTCTCGGCCCCGAGGAGTGCGACCTCGCGTACTGGTTCACCTCGGTGGCGCAGGGCACGCTGCGCGACCGGGGCGAGACCGGGCACCACGTGGACGCCCTCGTGCCCGACTTCCTGAAGGAGCCGGGGCCCCTGCGCGAGGCCCTGGTGCTGGAGTTCGGGCTCCGCGGTCTGTCGGAGGAGATCGCGACCCGGCTGCTCGGCCACTACGTCGCCATCGCCCCGGGGATTCCCGAACTGGAGTTCTACACCACCCAGTTGGTCGACGAGGCGCGGCACGCCCGGGTGTTCCGCAACCACCTGGTGGAGCTGGGGGTGCCGCAGAAGACGCTCCTGAAGGACATCGACGAGATGGCCGCGGACTACCGCAAGCGGGTCCTCGACCCGGTCGTGGACTTCACCCTCGACATCGTCCGCGATCAGGCGGACTTCGCGGGCGGCGTCGCCGTGTTCGCCATCGTCATCGAGGGGGTGCTCGCCCCCGCGGCGGAGCTGAGCGAGCGCAAGTGGACACCGCTGTCGCCGGCCACCGGCGAGATCTCGCGGGGTACCGCCATCGACGAGATCAGGCACCTGACGGTGGCCAGCACGATCCTGCGCGACCACGTGGCCGCCCACCCCGAGTACCGCCCGCGCCTGCTGGAGATCCTGCGGGCCGGTGTGCGGCTCTGGGACGAGATCCCCGACCGCGAGTTCGTCATCCACCGCGAGGAGCTCTTCCAGGAGGGCATGGCCCAGCACGCGGACAAGATCGGCGACTACGAGATCTGGCCGGGCGTCCGGATGCTCGACACCACGCCGGAGCAGCGCTACGACATGGCCGAGCGCTGGACCGACGAGATGGCGGAGTCGCGGATGGCCTACATGGGGCTGCCGCTGGAGGCCCTCTCCAGCCCGCAGGCCGGCGCATGA
- a CDS encoding aspartate aminotransferase family protein has product MTVIQEAPAETEAEILGLYRAHLSKGRATLAELFGSHMETASEGAWLTTSDGERFLNAGGYGVFIMGARHPIVMEEVERQLRTHPTATRILLEPTVARAAEALVSVMPEGLDRVHFALSGAEAVETGLKLARAGGRKRTVSMRGGYHGKTLGALSATAKDVYQAPFRPLVPDFLHLPFGDTDALEAELKAHPGEVCVILEPVQGEGGVIIPPAGYLKRVEELVREYDGFLILDEVQSGFGRLGEWWGADIEGVVPDVLLTGKALGGGVLPVSAAVATRKAFRPFDKDPYVHTATFSGQPVLMAAVQGAIRAIKEERLVTRAMDLGARLLPRISEIAYRNIPELVVDVRGRGLLIGVELVEAGLAGELLIELFNHGVVANHSMNGSSVVRFTPPAVMSDVDVEFLLNSFDLATRDLVRGAATMPEGGN; this is encoded by the coding sequence GTGACCGTCATCCAGGAAGCACCCGCCGAGACCGAGGCGGAGATCCTCGGCCTCTACCGGGCCCATCTCAGCAAGGGCAGGGCCACACTCGCCGAGCTGTTCGGCAGCCACATGGAGACGGCGTCCGAGGGCGCCTGGCTCACCACCAGCGACGGTGAGCGCTTCCTCAACGCGGGCGGGTACGGCGTCTTCATCATGGGCGCACGCCACCCGATCGTGATGGAGGAGGTGGAGCGCCAGCTCCGCACCCACCCCACCGCGACGCGCATCCTGCTGGAGCCCACCGTGGCCCGCGCCGCCGAGGCGCTCGTGTCCGTCATGCCCGAGGGCCTGGACCGCGTGCACTTCGCCCTGTCGGGGGCCGAGGCGGTGGAGACGGGCCTGAAGCTCGCCCGGGCCGGCGGCCGCAAGCGGACCGTCTCGATGCGCGGCGGGTACCACGGCAAGACGCTGGGCGCGCTGTCCGCGACCGCGAAGGACGTCTACCAGGCGCCCTTCCGTCCGCTGGTCCCCGACTTCCTGCACCTCCCCTTCGGCGACACCGACGCGCTGGAGGCGGAGCTGAAGGCCCATCCGGGCGAGGTCTGCGTCATCCTCGAACCCGTCCAGGGCGAGGGCGGTGTGATCATTCCGCCGGCGGGCTACCTCAAGCGGGTGGAGGAACTGGTCCGCGAGTACGACGGCTTCCTGATCCTCGACGAGGTGCAGTCCGGCTTCGGGCGGCTCGGCGAGTGGTGGGGCGCCGACATCGAGGGCGTGGTTCCCGACGTGCTCCTCACCGGCAAGGCGCTGGGCGGCGGCGTGCTGCCGGTCTCGGCGGCCGTGGCCACCCGCAAGGCCTTCCGCCCGTTCGACAAGGACCCCTACGTCCACACCGCGACCTTCTCCGGACAGCCGGTCCTGATGGCGGCCGTCCAGGGCGCGATCCGGGCCATCAAGGAGGAGCGCCTGGTCACCCGGGCCATGGACCTGGGTGCGCGGCTGCTGCCGAGGATCTCGGAGATCGCCTACCGCAACATCCCCGAACTCGTCGTCGACGTGCGCGGCCGCGGGCTGCTCATCGGTGTCGAGCTCGTCGAGGCCGGGCTGGCCGGCGAGCTGCTGATCGAGCTGTTCAACCACGGCGTCGTCGCCAACCACTCCATGAACGGCAGCTCGGTGGTGCGCTTCACCCCGCCCGCCGTGATGAGCGACGTCGACGTGGAGTTCCTCCTGAACTCCTTCGACCTGGCCACCCGCGACCTCGTGCGGGGCGCGGCCACGATGCCGGAAGGCGGCAACTGA